The genomic interval CCAGCCACTGCACACCGGAGTCCTTCATGGGGACGTTCGGGTCGAGGCCCCGGGTGACAGCGCGGGTGACTAGAGCCGTGCGTTTTTCCTGAAGCAGTTCGATCAGTCGCTCCTTTTTCGCCAAGAGCGCATCGATCTTCGCCGTCTCACCGTCGAGGAAGTCGGCGATGACGCGTTGTTCGTACAGCGGTGGTACGGCGAGCTCAGTTGATTGCAGGTCTTCGCTCCCGAGTTCCTTGAACGTGCTACCTCGACCTGCCGCCTCGAGCACAGGTCTTGCCGCATGGAGTTGGAAGTAGAAGTACCTCTCGTCACCTAGGCGTCGAAATACGAGCGATCGGCAACCTTGATTCGTGCAGACCGCAGTGCCGGCAATCCCAAGATGACCGATCGGGGCGCGAGTAGATAGAACAAGGCTTCCGGCACGCACCATCTGTGTGCCGCAACTCTCGTATCCCTTGCGTGTGAGGTGCCGTGAGGGCTCGTTGATCACGCGGTCGTTCATCTTGCCGAGGTCGTCCGGAGTGACCCAGGGGATGTCACCATCCCAGTTCTCAGCCGCACCGCTCTTGGGGGTAGACCCGTTCACAACGCGAAACTGGCGTTTCACCGCCTTGGACTCCCAGTGCTCCGGGATCTCGCCCAGCCACTCGACACCGGACTCCGTGTATTTGGGGTACGGCCGGAAGCCACGATGTCGCACCTCCGGAACCGAATCGGTCGCGTCAGTCACCGCCCTCACCTACGGCTCGAACCTGTTCTGTCGGCAGCCACGGCCCGCCAGCGGGCCACGCGTGCGTGAACGGACGCTTCTCGATCAGGCTGTCGCAGACCGGGCCGAGGAAGCGCCGCAGATCGTCGCCTGCATCCTCAAGGCGGTCTGGCCCATCGATGTCGCTCGCGATCTGCCGTCTCAGTTCGCGCCAGCGTTGCCCGCGGGCGGGTGACTCGTGCTCGTCGTAGTAGGCGGGGAGCAGAGCCGTCGGCCGGCCGCCCGCGAGCGACGTCCCGCGGTGACGGAACGCCTCTTCGATGGCGGTGCGCAAGGTGTCGCCGTCGAACGCGAAGCGGCGTGCGAGGCAGGCCACGTCCCAGAGATCCTTCACGCGCGAGTTCGCGTCGCCCAGGCTAGCCATCGCGTGGAACTTTTCGGCGACCATCGTCTCGCGCGGGTATGTCCAGAGGCGGGGGGCAGGCAGATCGAGGAGCGTGGGGTAGTCATCCTCCCTACGCCCGAGTGTGAGGACGTCGCCGAAGCCGATGTCGATCGGAACCGTGAGTCGGACCCGGCCGAGGCTGCCCCGGATGTGGACCCGAAGGCCGCCGTTCGGCTGATCGATACGGATGCTTGTGATCGCGATCGTCGCAGGGTCGAAGACGACGCCGTCCTGTAGGCAGGAAACGCCGCAGATATCGCGCAGGCCGGCGCGAATGGCGGCCTCGTCGCGGTCGCCGCAGGCCAGGAAGTCGATGTCGCGGGTCGGCCGCAGCTCGTGTCCGGTCCACATGCGGAGGAGCGCCGCGCCCTTCAGGGTGTATCGGTCCACCTCGTCCGAGGCGGAGAGGCGGTAGAGGAAGCGCTCGACGGCGAAGCGCTGGAGCACGGCTTCGAAGCGGAGTTGCTGCTCGCGGGCGAGGTTCAGCAGGTGCTGGCGAACGGACGCGGGTACGTCCCGGATGGCCTTCTTGGGAGTCATGCCACCAGCGCTTCGAGCGCCGGGCCGACGAGCGACTTCGCGCGGCACACTTCGGCCGCCCGCCAGATCTGGTCGACGCTCGCCTTGCGGTCGAACAGGGCGTCGCGCAGCGCCTCGATCGCGACGTCCTTGCCGACCAGCCGACGGAAGCGGAAGCAGTCCACGACGGTGCGGGCCGGGCTGGTGATGCGGACGGGCACCCCCTCAAAGGTCGTGTTCACGACGCCGTAGTGCAGCGCGGCGCCGGAGAAGCGCACCACCCGGACCGGAAGTCCGGGCAGGCGGGGCACGCGGGCCTTGTGGGGGATGGCGATCCACTCCTGCCACGCAATCTGCGTGGTGAGCTCGTGGACGCTCAGAGCGGAGAGCAGGCAGACGATGGCGTCCGGGACCCGGGCGCAGACAGCGGCCAGGGTGTAGTGTTCGGTCACCTCGGCATCCGCGACGCGGTAGAGGCCGCGCGCTACGCGCTCGACGGATCCATCGTCTACCAGTCGCCGCAGCGTACGGGAGTCGACGCCCATTGCGGCCGCATCGCGCTGGCGGAAGAACGTCTTCCTGCCGAGGTTCTCCAGGCCGACGGCGCCAGGCCCGGAATCATGTCTTGAAATGTCGGCAGATACAGACAGTTGCCTGCTGTTCGGATCGGTCACCTTGCAATCATAGCTCGGGCGTCCGGATGAATCAAATTGTCGGCATGTGTTTGCAACTGCCGACATTAAACTGCATCAGCCCGTCATCTCCCGGAGCATGGCCACGATGTCTTCCTCTACCTTCTTGATGTCGGCCTCGATCTCCTCCAGCGGCCGGGGCGGGCGGTACTCGTAGAAGTACCGGTTGAAGTTGATCTCGTAGCCGACGAGCCCGACCTCGCCGTCCTGCGGATCCCGGCGCGTCGTGTCGATCCAGGCGTCGGGAACGTGGGGCCTTACCTCGCGTTCGAAGAACGACTCGACAGACTCCCGGAGAGGTACGTTCTCCGTGTCGCGCAGTTCCGGATCGGGTTCGGGGCGGCCCTCCCGATCGCGGCAGATTTCCGCCTTGGCGTTACGCTCCGACAGTGCGGAAAGAATCGCCTTCCGGATGGGGGCGGCGAGCTTGAGTTCAGCGTCTCGGGCGGCGCGGGAGAGCTCCTCGTTGAAGTCCGCCCGATCCAGAAACAGCTTGTCCGGCAGGCTCCGGAGCAGGGCCCGGATGGCGTCTTGCTGCTGCCGGCCATCTTGTTCGTCGCGAGCCTTGGCGTCGCCCTTCTTGCGCGAGACAGCCAGGTTGGCGAAGGCGCTTTGGTCGTCCACCCGTGCGATCCGCTCGGAGTTGGCCTGGAAATCGAGTCGTAACGGTCTCTCGACCGTGATCTTGCGGAACCCGAAGTGCGTAGTGGGGTAGACGCGGCTGACGACGGTCCCTCGCTCTTCGTCGTCCTGATCCACGTTGCGCGTGGCGCCGTCCTCGAAGTCGGCCAGCAGACGCAGAATGTCCTCCTTCCGCTCGAACGGTACCTCGCGGCGCTTGGCGCCCAGACTCTTGCGCAGCAGGATCCAGAACGAGGTAGCGTCGATGAGCTGGACCATGCCGCGCCGTTCCGGCCGCTTGCGGTTCGTCAGCACCCAGACGTAGGTGGCGATGCCCGTGTTGTAGAAGAGCTGTTCGGGTAAGGCTATCAGCGCTTCGAGGAGGTCGTTCTCCAGGACCCAGCGCCGGATCTCGCTCTCGCCGCTGCCGGCGTCGCCGGTGAATAGCGGCGATCCGTTCATGATGATCGCCACGCGTGAGCCACCCTGGGACGGCTCGTTGACGTGCGCCAGCATGTGCTGCAGGAACAGGAGTTGGCCGTCGCTGATCCGCGGCAGCCCCGGCCCGAAACGGCCGCTCCCACCCCGGTCGTGCTCGTTCCGCACGGCGTCTTGGTCGCGCTTCCAGTCCTTGCCGTAGGGCGGATTGGCGATCATGTAGTCAAAGCCGCGTCCGCCGTGCCGGTCGTTGGAGAGCGTGCTGCCGAACAGGATGTTCTCGGCGTCACGGCCGTCCGCGGACTTCATGAAGAGGTCGGACTTGCAGATGGCGAAGGTCTCCGGGTTGACCTCCTGCCCGAACAGGTGGATGTCGGCGTCCGGGTTCACCGCCTCGCCGCGACGTTCGCCGTCGCGCGTCTCGCCGTCCGTGATGTGTTCCTTGGCGATGGTGAGCATCCCGCCCGAGCCGCAGCACGGGTCGTAGACGCTGAGCACGACCCCCTTGGTCCGCAGCCGGTCCTCGTCGCCTGCCAGCAGCAGGTCGACCATCAGGTGGACGACGTCGCGGGGCGTGAAGTGCTCGCCGGGGTTTTCGTTCAGCGCCTCGTTGAACTTGCGAATGAGCTCTTCGAAGATGGTGCCCATCGCGGCGTTGTCGACCGCATCGGGGTGGAGGTTCACCTTCGGGTCGCCGAAGCGCTGGACGACCTGGAACAGGAGGCCAGCCTCGTCGAGTTTTGAGATCGTGTTGTCGAAATCGAACTTCTCGAGCACCTCCCGCATGTTGGGACTGAAACCGGCTTTGTAGTTGCGCAGGTTCTGGGCGATGTGGGGAGCATCGGCCAGCAGCTTCTCGAAGTCGTAGCGCGACGTGTTGTAAAAGGCGAATCCGGAGGCGCCCTGGAGCAGTTGATCCGGGTTGTCGATCTTGCCCGCGTACTTGGCCTGGACATCGAGGACTCGCCGCTTGGTGGGAGCCAGCACGCAGTCGAGCCGGCGCAGCACCGTGAGCGGCAGGATCACGTCCTGGTACTTGCCCCGCTTGAAGGTGTCGCGGATCAGGTCCGCCACGCCCCAGATGAAGCTGACGATCTGGCTGTGGTTCATGGGTTGGTCTTGAGTTTATAGGCGCATAGTGTCGCCCTCGTTGGCAACATGTCGAACATCGGTCCTTGCGTTCGGTTGTCTCCCAGCGCGTCACGCGCCGTCATCAGCGAACAGCTTCAGCGCCTGCCGCTGTGCATCGGTTAGCGTCAGTAACGCTTCGGGCGCTGCCTCCGGATAGATCCTCGCCGCCTCCCACTCGTGTTGCCGCACGTAGGCGGCGACGCCAAGTTTGCGCTTCTGAACCCGGAAGCGCTCATGAAGCGCTCGCGCCTCGAACAGGAACACCTCCGTGATCAGCCACGGCAGCGTTTGGCCCCGCGAAGTCGTCGCTGCCGCCTTCGGCCCGGTCATTACCAGGTAGCAGTGCGGGATGCCATCGGGATTGATGTCGAGTATCCCCTCGCGCTTGCCATACCACTTCGCATTCACCGTCTTTCCGGCCAACCGACCGTCGGTAAATCGGCCGTCGAAGCCCTTCTGAGTCGCGGATTCCTCCAGCTTCACCGCAAAGATCTGCTGCGCGATCCACTCCCCGACATGACCCCTGAGAGCTGGACGGCCGATCAGCTCCGCAATCCTCTCGTCGATGGTGTTGCGGTTCGCCAAGAGGGAGGCCAGTTGCTGCAGTTCGCCGGGCGCTGCGGAGTCAGCAGAATCGTCGCCAACGTTGTCAGCCGCTCTCCGCAACCGGGGCACCTCTTCGAGCTACGCGACGCGCTTGAACAGCTTCCGGTCGAGATCGGCCCTGGACTCCAAAGACGAGATCATCTCGCCGCCGACGTCGGACAACCGCGCCAGATCGAGTCGCGGGATTTCCGATTGATCCTCGAAAACAAGAATGGACTCGAACTCCAGGTCCTGCCGATGGAAGTGCGAGAGCATGACCGTTGTCAGGCGCGCCTTGTCCCGGTTCGGCACCCCGTACAGGAACAAGGGAGTGTTGAACTTGCCCTCGATCCTGTAGTCGACGCGGTACGCCTCGGGGTTCGGAAGTTCATCCGGCAGGTAGTCCGCCTGCATCTTGTCCTCGTCGATCAGGCTCTTCAGTATCTCGGCGAGGTCGTCGTAGAACGTCGACTTGACCCGGGATCGGGACAGGAAGGTCAGGTCGTACACACGCGTCAGCGCCTGGCCGAAGCGGAATACCGCCTCCGGGAGTTTCTCGATGGGTGTGTCAAGGCGGAAGGTGCCCCCCTCTCGTTCCACTCCCATTTCGGCCACGATCCGTTCGAGCAACTGTCCTCTTGTGCCATCCAGAAACGCGTCGACATCGTGGTCGTAGCTGATGTGCATAAGCGTGTGACCGCGATCCGACAGACGCACGCCACCCACGCCGGCGTCGGACACGTGGATCGGAAACCTGTCTCCGTCGGGGAACTCGAAGTGCGTTCGCAACATCAGTGCGCCGTCGGGGCGCGTCGTTAGTTGCACGTCCGTGCACAGTCTCTCGCAGAGGCGTTTCTGCAGAGCGTCGACATCAAGATCCATACGGCAACCGTTGTTCGTCGCCTCGGCTCGTACCGAGCGTCCTTCGTGAAGCCCCGGTGCTCACGTAGAGCATCGATCGTCCGGACGCCTACCGCCAAGAAAGGACCGATCTCTTCGGCTCCCATGGTAGAGCCTCGCGGACGCTTGCCCTCGACGAGTATCCTTGGCAGCCATGCGAAACCCTATCAGGTGCGGCGGATCCTGATGAAGTACGAACTGGCCGGGTAAGAGTGATGTACAAGTACGAGATCATCCTCTACTGGAGCAACGAAGACGACGCGTTCGTCGCCGAAGTGCCGGAGCTCCCCGGCTGTATGGCGCACGGGCGCACGCAGGAGACGGCGCTCCGGGAAATCCAAGAGGCGATACGTCTTTGGATCGAGACAGCCCGCGAGGGTGGTGATCCGGTGCCGGAACCGAAGGGCGAACGGTTGATGCTCGCCTGAAGAGCTACTCAGGGACGCGGTTCGACCGCGTTCCGTGCGGCTTCTTGTGCCACGCGGACACCCACGCGGTGCCCAGCCGCGCCCAGGCGCTGGTGGCATGCGCGGCCCAGAGGGTCGGCTGCAGGGTCCAGTGGGCGACGTGGGCAGATCCGGTCTTCGGCTTGACGTAGGCGACAGCGGCCTTCGGCGGCAACAGCACGGATTCGCCGGTGAGGACCTCTTTGCCGTCCTGGTTGGTGCACGCGATGTTCAGCCGTAACCGGTTGCGCTCCGGCAGCCGTTCGACGACCTCCGCCCGCGCGGTGATGCGGTCGCCGAAGTAGACGGGACGGGTGAACTGGATCTGCAGGTTGACGTAGATGCAGCCGGGTCCGGGAAGCTGCGTGCCCAGGACGGCGGAGACGAGGCTGGCCGTCCACATACCGGGCACGATGGGTTCCTTGAAGTGGGTTGAGGCGGCGTAGGCGCGGTCGTGGTGGATGGGGTTGCGGTCGCCGACGGAGTCGATGAATCCGGCGACGTCACCGGGGCTGGCGACCCGCGTCAGTTCCGCGGAGTCGCCGACGGCGATTTCCTCTATCGGGAGTCCTCGCATCCGCGCCATCCATCCGTCACCGGCCACCCAAAGAGGGGGGCGACGGGCGGCGAATTATACACGGAGGGCGGCTACGCGGGCTTCTTTGGTGTCTTGGCGCCGCCGGCGGGTTTCCGGCGGGTCGGCCGGCGGCGTGGCGCTGAGCCGGCCGCTTTGGGTGGCGCTGGGCCAGCCGCTTTGGGCGCCGCCGCGGGAGGGGTCGTGGCCGCAGGGGCCGCTGCCGCGGGCGGGCGAGCCGCGAGGGCGTCGAGCTTGTCGGCCAGCGACTCGATGCGATCTTCGAGATCCATCATCTGCCGCGAGAGGCCGACCACTTGGTCGCGGGACGGGAGTCCGAGCGAGTCGATCACGGTCTTGGTCGTGCTCTCCGTCGCCTGCCTGGCCTTGGCCTGGACGTTGAGGAACTGGTCGAGGGTCTTGCCGAGGGCTTGGGCGAACTCCTCGGTCTGCATCACCTGCTCGAGGGCGCGGCTCCACGCCGCGAGCCATTCGTCGAGGAAGCGCTTCCACTGGGCGAGTACGTCGGGATCGATCGGTCCGGTCCCCGGGAACGGAGACGCGCCCGGCATGCCGAAGCTCGAGAACTGACGCCAGAACTGGGTGGGATCCGGTGGGTTGGGGACCTGGCCCTGGCTCGTCATCTGCTGGGCCGCCTTGACCCAGGCCTCGGTGCCGGCCTCCACCTGCTTCCGCCACATCGCGAACAGATCGTCGGGCGACGAAGTGGGTTCTGCCATCGGTTCAAATCCTCCCGGAGTGACGGGCGCTACTGCGCTACGGCGGACTCGTGCGAGCGCGCCGCGAGCCAACTCGCCACGTGCGGCCAGCAGTCGCGGGACGCGCTCCGCCCGGCGATGAGCGAGATATGGCCGCCGGGAAGCTCCTTGTACTCCTTGTCCCGGCTGCCGACCAGGTCGACGAGCGCCCTGACGCCCGCTGGCGGGGCGATGTTGTCTTCGCTGGCGCCGACGACGAGCAGGGGACAGGTGATGCTGCCGACGTCGACGGGCCGTCCGTTGAGCCGCAGCGTGCCCTGGGCCAGGCGGTTCTCCTGGTAGAAGTCGGTGACCCACTGGCGGAAGAACTCGCCCGGGAACGGGACGTACTCCGAGCTCCACTTCCGGAGCGCCTTGTAGCCGGCGAGATAGCGGTCGTTCCAGGCGTTCCACCACAGGTTCAGGCCGGTGCTCATGTCCATCGTGGGGCGGAGCAGCTTGAAGCCGAGCTGCACCATCTCCGCCGGCATCTGCCCGAGGGTGTCGACCAGCTTGTGGACGTTGAAGTACCGGGGGGCGAGCCAGCGGCCGAAGAGGCCGGCGTGGGTGAAGTCGATGGGTCCGGCAAGGTTGACGAGGTTCTTCACCGGGAAGGCGGGGTGGGAGCCCAGAAAACTGACCGCGAGGGGGGCGCCCATGCAGTAGCCGATGACGGAACAGGAGTCGGCCTCCGCGTGGGCCAGCAGCTTCTGGCCCATGCGGGGCAGGATGCGGGTGGAGCAGTCGGCGACCGTCAGATGGTCGTCCTCGGGACCGAAGACGCCCCAGTCGAGCAGGTAGAAGGGAAATCCCTGGCCCACCATGTACTCGATGAAGCTGGCCCCCGGCATCAGGTCGAAGACGGTGGGACGGCTGATGCCGAGGTTGGGGACGAACAGCACCGGCGTGTCGTAACGGACGGGGCCGTCGTAGCGGTACAGGCGCGCCTTGTGCTTGCGGTAGACCTCCTCGCGGGGGCTCTGCGCCAGGACGGGCTCGTTCGATTCGGCCACGAGTTCGCCGACGTTGCGGACCCGTTGAACGGTGCGCTCCATCTCCGCCTGCCAGGCGGACCGGGCGCTCGCGTCACCCGCGGTGGATGGTTCCGACATGCCGGTCAGCTCCTCGGAAGGTGAATGATGGCCGAAGCGGCGGGCGGAAGGCGAGCGCCGCGGCTACGCGGCGGCCTTGCCGGTCGACTTCGCCTTCGCGGTGGTCGTGGTCGCGGTCGGTGCGGCGGCGGCGGCATTCTCGGTCCACATCTGCGCCCACGCCAACTGGGCCGCGCCGATCTTCTCCACCGACTCCTGCCACGTCGCGAACAGCTTCTGGTTCTCGTCGTCGATGGTGCCGAGCATCTTCACCGGCACCGCCTTGCGGACCATGCCGAAGTAGCTTTCCCACAACTCGGCCTGGGCCTCGGTCCAGCGGGCGCTGAGGGTCTGGGTCTGCGTGGCCCAGTCCGCCAGGTCCGAGGGGATGCCGGGGACGGCCGACGCGCTGTCGCCGAAGCTCTTCATCGCCGCGTTCTGCGACTCGATGCCGTTCTTGACGGTGGCTTCCCAGGTGTCCACGGCCTTCCGCCAAGTCTCGGCCAACTGCGCCTGGCTGGCCTGCTGGCCGGCGGCCTCGGCCCAGATGCCCCAGATCTTCTTCTGCGTGTCGGTCAACGCCTGCAACGTGTCGTCGGTTTGCTTGGTCCAGTTGATCATCGGTCTCCCTCAAGTAGAGCGTGCGGTGTGCGCCTCGGAAGGCGTGCGGATTCGCCGCGTTGACGGCCGCGAGAGCGGCTATTTCTTCGAACTGTGCGGATGGTAACAAGAAGTGTTTACTTTTGCAAGCGCTCTCGGGACCGTGGTCGCAAACGGCGCGCTGACCCCGGGTTCAGTCGGCGTCGTTCAACTTGCGGAACGACTCGTACATCTCGACGAGCACTTCGCGCTGGCGGGCCGACAGGTAGGGATCGTGGCGTATCGCCTCGATGACGTCGCCCGCCTCGCCTTCGGTCGGATCGATGATGCCGGCCTGGGCGTAGAGCGTCTCGGCGGACATCTCCAGGCCGTCGGCGAGCGCCTTGAGGACGAAGCTGCTGGGGTTCCGATAACCGCGCTCGATCTGGCTGAGATAGGCGTTCGAGATGCCGCAGGCGTCGGCGAGTTGGCGGACGGACAGATGCCCCAGCTCGCGCTGGCGGCGGATGAACTCGCCGAGGCCGGTGTCGGGGCCGGGTCGCTTGACGGTCATGCGTCTGTGGTCTGGCGCTCCGCCTACATCTCCAGGCCGCCGTTGACGGCCACGACGGTGCCGGTAATGTACCCCGCCTCGTCTTCGAGCAGGAACCGCACGCAACGGGCCACTTCGTCAGCCTGCCCCAGGCGGCCCACCGGGATGCGGCCGATAATCGTGTCGAGGACCGGCGCGGGGATCGAGGCGACCATCTCGGTTTCGATGAACCCGGGGGCGACGCAGTTGACGGTGATCCCCTTGCGGGCCACCTCCAGCGCGAGGCTCTTGGTGAAGCCGAACTGGCCGGACTTCGACGCGGCGTAGTTCGCCTGCCCGATATTGCCGCTCTGGCCGATGACGGAGCTGATGTTGACGATGCGGCCGAACTGGCGCTCGACCATGTGGTCGAGCACCGCCTTGGTCATGTAGAACGCGCCGGACAGGTTCACGCGGAGCACGGCGTGCCAGTTCTCGACGGTCATCCGGCGCACCGTCTTGTCGACGTTGATGCCCGCGTTGTTGACCAGGAAGTCGATACGCCCGTGCTCGTCGAGCACTTCCTGGACCACCCGCTGGCACGCCTCGGGCTCGGCGACGTTGCCCTGGTGCAGCGAGATGGAGCGGCCTTCCGCGCGCAGGCCGGCCGCGAGTTCTTCCGCCGCGTCCGACCCCCGGTTGTAGCCGGCCGCCACGTGGGCGCCGGACTCGGCCAGTGATTTCGTGATGGCGGCGCCGATCCCGCGGCATCCTCCGGTGACGACGGCGACCTTTCCTGCAAACATTGGTTTTCCTCTCCGGCCGGCCCCGGTCAACTTGCCAGGGCCGCGCCGACTTCGGTGGACGTGGAGATGTGGGGTAGCGCCGGCGACAGGGTGCGGTCCGACTCCGGCGGCGCGGTTTGTTCCTCGGCGACGACGGCCGGATCGATGCGCAGCACGGCGTAACCGGCCACCGCACCGGCCCCGAAACCGGGCGTGAACACGCGGGTCGGGGCCGAGATGACGCCGTCGCGCACCGCATCGTGGATCGCCAGCGGAATGCTGGCCGCCGACGTGTTGCCGACCCGGGCGATGTTGAAGTACATCCGGTCGCGGCCGATGCCCGCCTGCTCGGCCAGGTCGATCACCATCCGCTTGTTGGCCTGGTGCGGGACGATCAGGTCGATGGCCTCGATGAGGGTTCCCGGCCGGCCGTCGGGATGGGGCAGGGCCTGCAGCTCCTCGATCATCTGGTCGAGGTAGCGGCTCACCAGCGCCCTGACCTCCGGGCCGTAGACGGTGATGTCGCAGCCGAACTCGGTGTTGGGCCAGATGATGGAGTTCACCTGGCTGACGGGGCCGCTGGCGTAGGTCTGCAGCACGTCCACATCGCCGGGCGCGCCCGCTTCGGCCGGGGCGACGACCAGTCCGGCCGCCGCGTCGCCGAAGATCATGCGCGACGTGCGCACGCTGCCCACCTTGTCGGAGAACTTCTCGGCGCAGACGAGCAGGATCGGACGCTCGACTTCCTGCATGATGCGAACGGCGTCCGCGAGGCCGTAGGGAAAGCCGGCGCAGGCCGCGACGAGGTCGACCGACGTGTGGGTCTGGAACATGCCGAGCTGCCCGGACAGCCAGGTGGCGGCCGAGGGCAGCAGGCGGGGGTTCGTGCAGGTGCAGAAGAGGACCGCCCCGATCTCCTCCGGGGAGCGGCCGGCCCGATCCAGCGCGCTCACCGCCGCGTCGAGGGCGAGGTTCTCGAGGCCGCCCTCGGTATAGCACCGGCTCTCGATGCCGGTCTTGGCGGCGATCTGCGCCGCGCTCATGGGCGACCAGCTCGAGGCCGAGTTGCGGACGATGTCGTCGTTGGTGCACAGGATCTCGCCGCGGCGCACGGCGAGGGCCTCGATGCGCGGCTGCACCGCGAACTGCGACCGGACCTGCACGGCGGGGAGCGGCGCGGCCGGCTGTCGCGGCGGGCGGGCCGGAGGCGGAGTGGGACGCCGCCGAGCGCCGTTCTTCACGCGTCGAATGAAGTCCAGCACGTCGGGCGTGCGGGGGTGGTAGATGACCACGACGTCATCGTCCTTCAGCCCGCCCACCGGGACCAGCCCGGTGTCGGAACGGTCCCACGGATACTGGTTGTGCAGGGTCATCGCCCAGCGCCGCAGGGCCTCGAGCTCCGGCACGCTCTCGTGGCAGTCGAGGATGTCGTCCAGGCTGAACCGGGGATAGTCCGGATCGAACGATCCGAGCCGGTACACGAGCTGGGAGCCGCCGGCGACCGCCTCGGCGACGGTCGGCTTGATGGCGGGAAGGTCGGTCGCATGGTGCCGCTTGTGGCGGAACACGTCGAAGAGCATGCGGTACAGCTCGTCCTCGACATCGGCCGACCACGTGGCGGGAAGGTGGGGGTAGCAGGACTCGACCGCCGCCACCTTGCGCGGGCCGTCCTCCCACGGGGTCAGCGCGGGGAGGAAGATGTCGTTGCGTCGCCGGGCCACGTCCCGCCAGCGGGTCGGCCGCTTCTCGTACATCGTGATCACGTAGCGGTTCATCCAGAACAGGTGCAGGCCCAGATCGCGCAGCAGCTCGTACCGATTGGCGTACCCGCCCGATTCCGCGCGCGCCGCGATGTCCGACCCGGTCGGCGCCTTGGCTTCGAAGTCGCGCCGAACGATGGCGGCGAGGTCGTCGATGGTGTCGATGGACGAGAAATCCGGCTCCGGAAA from Acidobacteriota bacterium carries:
- a CDS encoding nucleotidyl transferase AbiEii/AbiGii toxin family protein, which produces MTPKKAIRDVPASVRQHLLNLAREQQLRFEAVLQRFAVERFLYRLSASDEVDRYTLKGAALLRMWTGHELRPTRDIDFLACGDRDEAAIRAGLRDICGVSCLQDGVVFDPATIAITSIRIDQPNGGLRVHIRGSLGRVRLTVPIDIGFGDVLTLGRREDDYPTLLDLPAPRLWTYPRETMVAEKFHAMASLGDANSRVKDLWDVACLARRFAFDGDTLRTAIEEAFRHRGTSLAGGRPTALLPAYYDEHESPARGQRWRELRRQIASDIDGPDRLEDAGDDLRRFLGPVCDSLIEKRPFTHAWPAGGPWLPTEQVRAVGEGGD
- a CDS encoding transcriptional regulator — its product is MSAVANTCRQFDSSGRPSYDCKVTDPNSRQLSVSADISRHDSGPGAVGLENLGRKTFFRQRDAAAMGVDSRTLRRLVDDGSVERVARGLYRVADAEVTEHYTLAAVCARVPDAIVCLLSALSVHELTTQIAWQEWIAIPHKARVPRLPGLPVRVVRFSGAALHYGVVNTTFEGVPVRITSPARTVVDCFRFRRLVGKDVAIEALRDALFDRKASVDQIWRAAEVCRAKSLVGPALEALVA
- a CDS encoding SAM-dependent DNA methyltransferase: MNHSQIVSFIWGVADLIRDTFKRGKYQDVILPLTVLRRLDCVLAPTKRRVLDVQAKYAGKIDNPDQLLQGASGFAFYNTSRYDFEKLLADAPHIAQNLRNYKAGFSPNMREVLEKFDFDNTISKLDEAGLLFQVVQRFGDPKVNLHPDAVDNAAMGTIFEELIRKFNEALNENPGEHFTPRDVVHLMVDLLLAGDEDRLRTKGVVLSVYDPCCGSGGMLTIAKEHITDGETRDGERRGEAVNPDADIHLFGQEVNPETFAICKSDLFMKSADGRDAENILFGSTLSNDRHGGRGFDYMIANPPYGKDWKRDQDAVRNEHDRGGSGRFGPGLPRISDGQLLFLQHMLAHVNEPSQGGSRVAIIMNGSPLFTGDAGSGESEIRRWVLENDLLEALIALPEQLFYNTGIATYVWVLTNRKRPERRGMVQLIDATSFWILLRKSLGAKRREVPFERKEDILRLLADFEDGATRNVDQDDEERGTVVSRVYPTTHFGFRKITVERPLRLDFQANSERIARVDDQSAFANLAVSRKKGDAKARDEQDGRQQQDAIRALLRSLPDKLFLDRADFNEELSRAARDAELKLAAPIRKAILSALSERNAKAEICRDREGRPEPDPELRDTENVPLRESVESFFEREVRPHVPDAWIDTTRRDPQDGEVGLVGYEINFNRYFYEYRPPRPLEEIEADIKKVEEDIVAMLREMTG
- a CDS encoding DUF1828 domain-containing protein — its product is MDLDVDALQKRLCERLCTDVQLTTRPDGALMLRTHFEFPDGDRFPIHVSDAGVGGVRLSDRGHTLMHISYDHDVDAFLDGTRGQLLERIVAEMGVEREGGTFRLDTPIEKLPEAVFRFGQALTRVYDLTFLSRSRVKSTFYDDLAEILKSLIDEDKMQADYLPDELPNPEAYRVDYRIEGKFNTPLFLYGVPNRDKARLTTVMLSHFHRQDLEFESILVFEDQSEIPRLDLARLSDVGGEMISSLESRADLDRKLFKRVA
- a CDS encoding type II toxin-antitoxin system HicB family antitoxin, with the protein product MYKYEIILYWSNEDDAFVAEVPELPGCMAHGRTQETALREIQEAIRLWIETAREGGDPVPEPKGERLMLA
- a CDS encoding alpha/beta fold hydrolase, which encodes MSEPSTAGDASARSAWQAEMERTVQRVRNVGELVAESNEPVLAQSPREEVYRKHKARLYRYDGPVRYDTPVLFVPNLGISRPTVFDLMPGASFIEYMVGQGFPFYLLDWGVFGPEDDHLTVADCSTRILPRMGQKLLAHAEADSCSVIGYCMGAPLAVSFLGSHPAFPVKNLVNLAGPIDFTHAGLFGRWLAPRYFNVHKLVDTLGQMPAEMVQLGFKLLRPTMDMSTGLNLWWNAWNDRYLAGYKALRKWSSEYVPFPGEFFRQWVTDFYQENRLAQGTLRLNGRPVDVGSITCPLLVVGASEDNIAPPAGVRALVDLVGSRDKEYKELPGGHISLIAGRSASRDCWPHVASWLAARSHESAVAQ
- a CDS encoding helix-turn-helix transcriptional regulator; translated protein: MTVKRPGPDTGLGEFIRRQRELGHLSVRQLADACGISNAYLSQIERGYRNPSSFVLKALADGLEMSAETLYAQAGIIDPTEGEAGDVIEAIRHDPYLSARQREVLVEMYESFRKLNDAD
- a CDS encoding beta-ketoacyl-ACP reductase, whose protein sequence is MFAGKVAVVTGGCRGIGAAITKSLAESGAHVAAGYNRGSDAAEELAAGLRAEGRSISLHQGNVAEPEACQRVVQEVLDEHGRIDFLVNNAGINVDKTVRRMTVENWHAVLRVNLSGAFYMTKAVLDHMVERQFGRIVNISSVIGQSGNIGQANYAASKSGQFGFTKSLALEVARKGITVNCVAPGFIETEMVASIPAPVLDTIIGRIPVGRLGQADEVARCVRFLLEDEAGYITGTVVAVNGGLEM